In Microtus pennsylvanicus isolate mMicPen1 chromosome 12, mMicPen1.hap1, whole genome shotgun sequence, the following proteins share a genomic window:
- the Sec61g gene encoding protein transport protein Sec61 subunit gamma, with the protein MDQVMQFVEPSRQFVKDSIRLVKRCTKPDRKEFQKIAMATAIGFAIMGFIGFFVKLIHIPINNIIVGG; encoded by the exons ATGGATCAGGTGATGCAATTTGTTGAGCCAAGTCGGCAGTTCGTAAAGGACTCAATTCGGCTGGTTAAAAGATGCACCAAACCCGACAGAAAAG AATTCCAGAAGATTGCCATGGCCACAGCCATAGGATTTGCTATCATGGGATTCATTGGCTTCTTTGTGAAACTGATCCATATCCCTATTAATAACATTATTGT gggtGGCTGA